ggacaatttcaaatttgcccacattctactccatttgccagatatttccccactcacttaacctttctaTCTTTCTGTACTCTCTGTATGtccgcttcacaacttactttccatcTATctgtgtgtcatcggcaaatttgccaAACATCCCTTCATCCAGTCATTCATATAAATTTGATTCCTTGCCCCAAATTTGATTCCTtgtccactatttagtttaaaaccgtCTCTATTTTCCTCATCATGGGGTTCGCAAGAACACCGGCCCCAGCACAGTTCAGGTGTTGACTGTCCCAACGGCACAGATCCCACTTTACCCAGTACTGATGTCAGTGTCCCATGAACCAGAACCCACCTTCCACAccagttagggtggcacagtggttagtactgctgccgcacaacaccagggactcggTTCTATACtggcttagaatccctacaattcagaaggaggccattcagcccatcgcttctgcgccgaccataatcccaccccggccctatccctgtaacacaacgtatttactctgttagtccccctgacactatgggacaacgaaccatagccaatcaatttaacccgcacatctttgaactgtgggaggaaaccggaggacccggaggaaacccacgcagacagacagagaacatgaaaactccacacacacggtcactcgaggctggaattgaacctgggtccctgccgctgtgaggcagcagtgctaaccactatgccaccccttgggtcactatctgtgcagagtttgcacgttcaccctgtatctgtgtgggttttctccgggtgctccggttttctcccagtctgaaagacgtgctggttaggtgcactggccacgctaaattctccctcagtgtacccgaacatgtactggagtgtggcgactcggggattctcacagtaacttcattgcagtgttaacgtaagcctacttgtgacactaataaataaactttaacgcaGCCTTTCAGTCACGCATTCATCCCTCCGATCTGATCTGTCCTATACCTAttagcatgtggctcaggtaataattcagagattataaccattgaggttctgcttcttaatttagtGCTTAGGTCCTCATATCGACACTGAAAATCTCCTTCTTTATCTCTGTTGTTTATACCTACATTGACGAGGACAACTGgaaccttcccctccccactgaaATTTCTTCTCCAGCCCTGATCAGATGTCCTGAACCCCGGCCCCAGACAGGCACCACAGCTGCCTTGATTcacattctttactgcagagaatGTGCCAAtccctctcactatactgtcccccattatCACTGCATTCCTTTTTGCTCCCCTCActagaatggcttcctgtaccacagtgccatgggTAATTGGTTCATCCATCCTGCAGCTCCcattcatccaaacaagctgaaaataCCTCAAACTGGCTGGACAATGTTAAAGGCTAAGGCTCCTGTCTGTGAGTTCCCTTATCTGTCTCACTCTCCtgttcctgaccactgaccaaatcagcagACCCTGTGCCAAGAAGTGTGACTGCTCCCTGATACAAAGaatccaggtaactttccccctccctgatgcattgcagtgtctgtagttcagcctccagctcataaACTCTGAACCAGAGCTGCTTGAActtcacttactgcagacatggttgccctggatcaaactgacagccaggagctcccacatgctgcagctgtgACACATCTTTAATGTGTGCGAATAAACTGTTTAATTATTTTACCTAATTacatattttatttttgttttcaagtATTTTAGTTTTTAAGtattttattaaccttaccaCCAGTTGCTGTACTTTTTTAATCCTTAAGAATAGAATAAACCGTAGTCACTTCGCAGATCCTCACCAAAAATCTAGCTTCTTCTCCTGTCGAAGAGTAAGATCACTTCCTGACGGCtgagaaagttagaaagcaaaacAGCACCTCTTTCCCTTTCTTCTCTAACTCCCTTAATTACCCAACTCCCAGAACTCTATTCTAAGCTACATTCAAGTGATGCCGGTTCagagctgtttctgagctgcagattcgatacaatactcacttgcagacatggacatcaaggcctgtatgggtctccaggccatcatgcacaccatcatgatagggaggatggagatggtgttgccagccatgtacatgatgaacagattcatgggcagctgtttcaatgggCCCAAGGCAATGTCCCAGCAGCgctgaaaacagaaagtgagcaGGGTATCAGTAAAGGGGGCCGGTTAGGGGAGGCCATATACTGATCTTATACCCAGGCCTTGAAGTAAGCATGATGATTAACCCTTTATCACACAGGCTGCTGTGGTTCACCAAGGTACTTCACCACTGTGGACAAACCAGGGGCGTTGTCAGTCACACACTAAAGACACATTCAAATCCAACTTACTTTCTCAACCAGGATCCAGTCTGTTTCTTGGACACAGATGTCTGGCAGCTGTTTGTCCGAATATGCGACTGGGCATATGGAGTCTCTCTGGCCACACTGTTGATCACGGCTCCtgtgagaaacagaaaacacaaattggtcaccctttcaagaccttctttaaagagggagtctctctgttgagGACCCCAACGTGGTGGCAATAGTGCCAGCACGAACTAAAGCTTGGGCAAACCTCGGACACACACTGCCGTTGTGTCCACTGAACTGCCAGGGGAATGGAGAGATGCAGAAGTGGATTAGTGTCAATTGATAATCAGGGTGCCAATCCACTTGCCCTCCATTTAGGGACAAAGTGACAAATCACCAGATGTACCAAATtgtatcttgaaaacaaacactgcgggacattgagagagatccagttcagcacccggccctggaaacgagcaatcgttcctccaaccaccaccgcagttggcacctgatcaggtggaggggctgaaaccaaaagggcatctcagggtcatgacctgggggatttgaggggctgctttgtgctgaggaGCTCGGTGAGGGGTAAAAGAGGCGTGAAAAACCCGGGGTTGGGAAGTTTTGGGTTGGTGCCACATCCCCGGGTCAGTGTGCGGTGGCCTCCCCTCAGGAGAGACGGGCTGACCCGGCTTGCCTCCTTCTCGAGCCCCCGGCTTCCCGCGCGGCCTCCGCACCTGCTGCTGCCGCTCAAGTTAAGCTCGAGGGTCCACTTGTGCCAGCGCGCGCCGTGGACAAGCCCCGCCCCTGCCGCCATGACAACGCCGCCGACCGTTAACCGTCCCCCGCTTTCAAATCTGATTCAGATCAAGAGAAGAAGCCGCACACTTCCGTCAACAAAACGCTCCCGCTGCAATGCGCGCATGTGCGATCCCAACCGCCTCAGCGTTCTGCGTGCACCGCCCTGCGTGCACCGCCCAAAGCCCCGCCCCCACATCGTCGTCATCTTTGTTAGGGGCACATCTGTTCCGACTCTTCACCTTCTGGCCAAATGGAGCACGTTTGCCCCGCACAAAGATGGACATCACTTAATGTCAGAGATATTTGCaatattgagtccagatgaccctttgtcaaagcaaaaagacatagaaagtggaagatatttatactgcagggtgagggaatgaaaccaGGGGAAAATACTGCTCATggttgtgatgcgcgatatatcacacgggaggcaagatgtactcgggaaataaaggcttttattgccaacaataacagagctacggggcggcacggtagcacagtggttagcactgctgcttcacagctccagggtcccaggttcgattcccggctcgggtcactgtctgtgtggagtttgcacattctcctcgtgtctgcgtgggtttcctccgggtgctccggtttcctcccacagtccaaagatgtgcgggttaggttgattggccaggttaaaaattgccccttagagtcctgagatgcgtaggttagagggattagcgggtaaatgtgtgggggtagggcctgggtgggattgtggtcggtgcagactcgatgggccgaatggcctccttctgcactgtagggtttctatgatttcttctatgatatacaatatacaatcccagactaaagggccaccaggcagagcagtgacctttatacctctcccaggaggcggagccaactggtgtgtaccataggactatattaacaggtagaacagcccaaccctaaccccaacagtaacatatctacagactcatagtactggccagaccctggctcagcactacctggtggcaaccaacaatggttcaccacaggttgtccacattctctctgtggacagccattacagcaccagggactcaggtttgtttCTCGGCttggggtgactgtgcggagtccgcacgttctccaggtgctcctgtttcctcccacacatcatCTTTTTCTTCTCATGAAAATCCAGTATTTCCGATCGCTCTGAATAAATTTTGAGGTTCAAGTCAGAgcgaataaataaaagcaaaaaactgtggatgcgagaatctgaaacaaaaactgataatgaacccctgttcattattcaacatttaacatcaatacatttatttattatgcatctcctcattctgaattgaatatctctgacatATGCAGCATTGAATTGCAACTATAACTGGCCAACAAAACAGATCGAGTCACTGGTTAATGCACTTCCCATGATGCTTATTTGAGATTGACCATAGTCAGTTTATCAACAAAATCAAATATGTTTAatgggaagagatttaagaatgatcAGTTAGTTTATTCTGGGTGTGAAATATGCTGGCGCCTAAATCCCATTCATCTatcggaaagtccagtagatctgcAGTGAGCCTCGATTCCCTCAACAGCATGAATGGTTTTCCCTATATTATTATGAAAAcgattttaaaaagatgtttcTGTGCAATGTGCACCActtcctctagttcagttacagtatcacttgtgtctgtctttatgagcacacactactattcGACATGTTTCATGGATTGAACAAGTTGCTAATATATGCACGGTGTCAAAATACAAACATTTCTTTCCTGCAACGACATCTTAAAATGCACCATTTCTGATTTTCCTGAAAGCATTTGAGACCGAAGTCAAAACAAAGATAACATGGCGACAACATCGAGAattggataatgttcagcaaataACCAAAATCATGCATACTTCCTGAAATGATAAAGTTTCTGTCTGGTTTTGAACCAGGGACTTCTTACGTGTTAGGCAAACATGAtagccactacactacagaaactacCAGCAGTTAGGCGCAGCCAATCGACCTGTCTGCAAGGTTCAACtctgctgtgttgctgcaggttctcatGGTTTGACTATCCACCAGTATCTAttacaagcccaccaactcccacaactatctt
This portion of the Mustelus asterias unplaced genomic scaffold, sMusAst1.hap1.1 HAP1_SCAFFOLD_155, whole genome shotgun sequence genome encodes:
- the LOC144485148 gene encoding ER membrane protein complex subunit 4-like, translated to MAAGAGLVHGARWHKWTLELNLSGSSRSRDQQCGQRDSICPVAYSDKQLPDICVQETDWILVEKRCWDIALGPLKQLPMNLFIMYMAGNTISILPIMMVCMMAWRPIQALMSMSAIFRVLGNSNQHRLQRLIYFIGNLLGLALAIYKCQAMGLLPTHASDWLAFIQPPQRVENTGGGLVL